A single genomic interval of Zingiber officinale cultivar Zhangliang chromosome 4A, Zo_v1.1, whole genome shotgun sequence harbors:
- the LOC121970778 gene encoding calcium-dependent protein kinase 20-like has product MGNCCATPAVLDSTSEVQRKKPNPYAINPNRESQHRPGLEVLKHPTGRDIKSRYDLGRELGRGEFGVTYLCTDRQTGEHFACKSISKKKLRTAIDIEDVRREVEIMKHLQEHPNIVKLKDTYEDSNAVHIVMELCEGGELFDRIVAKGHFTERAAAMVIKTIIEVVQNCHKQGVIHRDLKPENFLFGNKKENAPLKAIDFGLSIFFSPGQCFNEIVGSPYYMAPEVLKRNYGPEIDVWSAGVILYILLCGVPPFWAETEQGIAQAIIRSAIDFKREPWPKVSANAKDLVRRMLDPNPKTRLTAQQVLDHPWLQNANKAPNVNLGETVRARLQQFSVMNKFKKKALRVIAEHLSVEEIADIKEMFENMDINKKGQINFDELKYGLRKLGHQVADSDVKALLEAADTDGNGFLDYGEFVAVSIHLRKIGNDEHLQRAFGYFDKNKSGYIEIEELKSCLSDDLGLNHEEVINAIIRDVDTDKDGKISYEEFAAMMKAGTDWRKASRQYSRERFNSLSAKLMRDGSFLLKSEK; this is encoded by the exons ATGGGTAATTGTTGCGCCACCCCCGCCGTTTTGGACAGCACTAGCGAGGTTCAGAGAAAGAAGCCGAACCCCTACGCGATCAATCCCAACCGAGAATCCCAACACAGGCCCGGCCTCGAAGTCCTCAAGCACCCCACCGGCCGCGACATCAAGAGCCGGTACGACCTCGGCCGAGAGCTTGGTCGTGGGGAGTTCGGCGTGACATACCTATGCACAGACAGGCAGACAGGGGAGCATTTCGCTTGCAAGTCCATCTCCAAGAAGAAGCTGCGGACTGCGATCGATATCGAGGACGTGCGGAGGGAGGTCGAGATCATGAAGCATTTGCAGGAGCACCCCAATATAGTGAAGCTCAAGGATACCTATGAGGATTCCAATGCCGTGCACATCGTCATGGAGCTCTGTGAAGGAGGCGAATTGTTTGATCGGATTGTTGCGAAGGGCCACTTCACCGAGCGGGCTGCTGCCATGGTCATCAAAACTATTATAGAAGTGGTTCAG AATTGCCACAAGCAAGGAGTGATTCACCGAGACCTCAAGCCTGAGAATTTCTTGTTTGGAAACAAAAAGGAAAATGCCCCTTTAAAAGCAATTGATTTCGGGTTGTCTATATTTTTTAGTCCAG GTCAATGCTTCAACGAGATAGTTGGCAGTCCTTACTACATGGCCCCGGAGGTCTTAAAACGGAATTATGGCCCGGAAATTGATGTCTGGAGTGCAGGAGTGATACTTTACATTTTGCTTTGTGGTGTACCACCATTTTGGGCAG AAACGGAACAAGGCATTGCACAGGCAATCATTCGCAGTGCcattgattttaaaagagaaccaTGGCCTAAGGTTTCTGCTAATGCTAAAGACCTTGTGAGGCGGATGCTTGACCCAAATCCTAAGACACGTTTGACAGCTCAACAAGTGCTTG ATCATCCTTGGCTGCAGAATGCCAATAAGGCACCCAATGTAAATCTTGGTGAAACTGTTCGAGCAAGACTCCAGCAATTTTCAGTgatgaataaatttaaaaagaaagctCTTAGG GTGATAGCTGAACACTTGTCTGTGGAGGAGATTGCCGACATAAAGGAAATGTTTGAGAATATGGATATCAACAAAAAAGGGCAGATAAATTTTGATGAGTTAAAGTATGGTTTGCGCAAGCTTGGACACCAGGTTGCTGATTCAGATGTCAAAGCATTATTGGAAGCA GCTGATACTGATGGAAATGGTTTCCTGGACTACGGAGAGTTTGTTGCCGTCTCCATTCACCTCAGAAAGATTGGAAATGATGAGCACCTGCAGAGAGCTTTTGGATACTTTGATAAAAATAAGAGTGGATACATTGAAATTGAAGAGCTCAAAAGTTGCTTGTCGGATGACTTAGGTTTGAACCACGAAGAAGTCATCAACGCCATTATTCGCGATGTAGACACAGACAAG GATGGGAAAATAAGCTACGAAGAGTTTGCCGCAATGATGAAGGCAGGTACAGATTGGAGGAAAGCTTCACGGCAGTACTCAAGGGAGAGGTTCAACAGCCTAAGTGCAAAACTGATGAGAGATGGGTCTTTTCTTCTAAAAAGTGAGAAGTGA
- the LOC121970781 gene encoding denticleless protein homolog has protein sequence MENRCRPSSFFGDLRSRELNGLRVRKRSHLGDLSSDASGAGAGVLAIEHDGEPSPPTAVSFCKSSRNPHLLAVSDEEGYISFYDTRRSLPSYSSCWEGAGQARVCNWIAHSNAIFDICWNKEDNQILTASGDQHIKIWNAEKRTCTGSLAGHTGSVKTVCSHSSNPDLVVSGSRDGSFALWDLRCSFSSTNRFGETCLSPISLVNDAHALTQRKRGRRGKADSKSITSVLYLKDGISIATAGAVNSVVKFWDTRNLKTSIIQTCPAAEPSTKSEKIQHGITSLSQDSYGVSLAASCRDNRIYLYDVLKLDRGPIKIFSGSKIGSFFVKSVISLDGAHILGGSSDDNAYIWQVRRPESAPTILKGHQGEVTSVDWCSSELGKVVTSSDDFMVRVWKMNKDGCLNTRSPAAIRKRIIAPSVEPRRLILDEPPTCSASMKDNFQAMEATVHEPSSPAQCKVVEFRTPESGRKRSSSFLMDGKEMQESLEAISGSPSSVLSPPPSTKRRTILDYYHSV, from the exons ATGGAGAATCGGTGTCGCCCTTCTTCCTTCTTCGGCGATCTGCGTTCCAGAGAGTTAAATGGCCTAAGAG TTCGTAAAAGGTCGCATCTCGGGGACCTTTCGTCGGATGCCAGCGGAGCTGGCGCAGGAGTGCTCGCCATCGAGCACGATGGCGAGCCCTCGCCTCCCACAGCCGTCTCCTTCTGCAAG AGTAGTAGAAATCCCCACCTCCTTGCGGTGTCTGATGAAGAAGGATACATCAGCTTCTATGACACGCGCCGCAGCTTGCCGTCCTATTCATCTTGCTGGGAAGGAGCAG GACAAGCTAGGGTTTGCAATTGGATTGCACATAGCAATGCTATATTTGACATATGCTGGAACAAG GAAGATAATCAGATTTTAACTGCTTCAGGTGATCAACAT ATCAAGATTTGGAATGCTGAAAAGAGAACATGCACTGGGAGCTTGGCAGGGCATACAGGCAGCGTTAAAACAGTTTGCTCTCACTCATCAAATCCTG ACCTTGTTGTTTCTGGTTCAAGAGATGGATCTTTTGCTCTTTGGGATCTAAGATGCAGTTTTAGTTCCACAAATCGCTTTGGGGAAACATGTTTATC GCCTATTTCGCTTGTCAATGATGCCCATGCACTCACCCAAAGAAAGAGGGGTCGGCGAGGAAAG GCTGATTCTAAGAGCATCACTTCAGTTCTTTATCTCAAAGATGGGATTTCCATTGCCACAGCTGGAGCAGTAAACAG TGTTGTGAAGTTCTGGGATACACGCAATCTGAAAACATCTATAATTCAAACATGCCCTGCTGCTGAGCCATCAACAAAATCA GAAAAGATTCAACATGGAATTACTAGCCTTTCGCAAGATTCCTATGGTGTTTCTCTTGCAGCTTCCTGCAGGGATAACAG GATTTATCTATATGATGTGCTGAAACTTGATAGAGGTCCCATAAAGATTTTTTCTGGAAGTAAAATTGGGTCATTCTTCGTGAAG TCTGTTATTAGCCTTGATGGTGCTCACATTCTTGGGGGTTCCAGTGACGACAATGCTTACATATGGCAG GTGAGGAGACCAGAAAGTGCACCAACTATTCTGAAAGGTCATCAAGGAGAAGTTACTTCTGTCGATTG GTGCTCATCCGAACTTGGAAAAGTAGTCACTTCTTCAGATGACTTTATG GTGCGTGTTTGGAAAATGAATAAGGATGGTTGCTTAAATACAAGATCTCCAGCAGCAATTAGGAAGCGGATAATTGCTCCTTCAGTTGAGCCCAGAAGGCTGATATTAGATGAGCCTCCTACATGTTCAGCTTCCATGAAAGATAATTTCCAAGCTATGGAAGCAACAGTACATGAGCCATCCTCGCCTGCTCAATGCAAAGTTGTTGAGTTCAGAACACCTGAATCAGGAAGAAAGAGAAGTTCTTCATTTCTTATGGATGGAAAAGAGATGCAGGAAAGTCTTGAAGCTATTTCTGGTAGCCCTTCTTCTGTTTTGAGTCCTCCTCCCTCTACTAAAAGGAGAACTATCCTGGACTATTATCATTCTGTTTGA